DNA sequence from the Dermatophagoides farinae isolate YC_2012a chromosome 10, ASM2471394v1, whole genome shotgun sequence genome:
aacaaaataaatttggatcaaaattttcCAGATCGACATTGATCTAATTCAACAAAAAGTGtatatgatgtgatgatcCATTTATTCACCTGTAAATGTCCTAGTGATCCAAATTGAGAGccgaatttttattgaatttgacTTTGACCTGTTTTGAGATATATAAAGAacgaaatttattttttttcgcaaaaGTATTTCGTTGACCGAGATGagaaagtggaaaaaaaatagaaaactcaaattcaaatttagaTTTGAACAAAgagatttttcttcattattatttatattatattctaAGAAAAGAGAGTGGTCAAAacacattattataaatggaaattcatcatcatcatcatcatcgtcagaAAAATGATCTGATTTAATGTTTGGTTGTCCTAAAATTTTCCACTGTTGACACAGAAAACAATCTACAATGGCCTAGATTATAACTTTCTCCAACCGAGATATATGTAGATAGATAGAGATAAATAAagtttttccatcattattttagGTAATCGCTTTGTCTCTCCATTGGAAGAATTTACTGATCattcaaagagaaaaaaattatgaaaagaaaagggTCAATTACACATAACCAATTTCATGACATTTTATTGTGGTAAATTATTTCCTCGAAGTGTggcgtttgttttttcttttcaataatCACGTCATGTTAAATGCCGATGATAACAACGAACAGAGCCGTCGCAAAGTGTCGCTTGGGTACGTACTACTCATGTTACTAGATTATTTTTAGTGTGGCAACAAGATAAACAACAAGCGAAATGCtcatcttattattattaccggTTTTTGGTTTATTTATCTGGTGGTGGTACCATTTAGATTGTGATCTTGAAACATATATTGCCCTGAAATTTGGACGATCAATCggtatttttgaatttatttttcttttcttctgaTTTTATcgacattttattttgtctgtttgtttgtttgccagATACATTACAAGGTAAAACTATATGGATAACTGGTGCTTCATCAGGAATCGGTGAAGGTCTAGCCTATGTTCTAGCCTCGGTTGGTTGTAAATTGGTATTATCAGCaacgaatgaatcaaaactTCAAGATGTTGCCAAACGTTGTGTTTGTAAGTGGTAGATTAGATTTAGTATTGTTTCCTTTCttcattaatttgattttcattttcagcaATTGGAAAATATGATTCCAAAAATGTATTGGTGTTGCCATTCAACATTACGGATTCGGAATGTCACCAGAAGATGCTTGATAAAGTTTTACAACATTTTAATAAGGTAAAattattcttgatgatgatgggacaatcaattgtcattttttttatctggtTGAAAATCACCTATAGTTGGACATTCTGATCAATAATGCTGGACGTAGTCAGAGAGCATCgttcattcaaattgaacCTGAAGTTGATAAACAATTGTTCgatatcaatgtttttggCCTGGTCAATTTGACTAGAGTTGTGCtacgttatttttttgaacaaaatattgatgGTCAATTTGGTGTGACAAGCAGTACGGCTGGTCTTCTTGGTGTACCGTTTTCAGCTTCCTATACAGGTTCGAAACATGCTTTACATGGATATTTTGAATGTCTTCGAACTGAACTTGGTCGTCGAACAATCTCGATTACAATGTTTTGTGTTGGTCCAGTGTTTTCGAATCTATTGGAAAAAGCATTCACTGGTGAAACTGGAAAAGTTGTCGGCGGTAAACAACCAGTCCAAAGTAGCCGAAAATTATCAAGTGAACGTTGTGGATATCTGATGGCTGTAGCATTGGCCAAtcgaatcgatcaatcatgGATCTCGTTACAGCCGGTACTTACTATTCATTATTTGGCCGTTTATTTTCCACAAATTTTTCGTAAagtttttccattctttttcaatgaaaaaagaagtCAAGAATTTCGTGATGGTtaaattgttgatttattgatataaatcgtggaaaataaatttttttttatttgatgataataacatcTCAagattatttgaatcaaaatttattattataaacattCATAAACATCGTTTTTgctttcattattcaatttgtttactgcaaaataaatgacaagatgttatttttaattgtttttctattggtttttgtctattttttatGGCAATTTTCTCAACTTGATCATGATCTTGAAATTTTGTGGGCATTGAAATTCGGAAAATCAATTAGTTAGTTGAATTTAATGTTAAtgttaaatttcaatttattgttgttgttgttattgttatttagGTACATTTAAAGGAAAGGTGATCTGGATAACCGGAGCATCATCCGGTATTGGTGAACATTTAGCATATGTTCTAGCTACTACTGGTGCTAAATTAATTCTGTCTGGtagaaatgaatcaaaattgaaagaagTGGCCGCACAATGTGTTTGTGagtattgttgatgaattgataaaGTTAACGAATAATCTCTTTTAGCCATCGGTAATTATGACGAAACCAACGTAATGGTCTTGTCATTTGATATTATCGATCGTCAATGTCATCAGAAAATGTTTGACAAAGTTTTACACCATTTCAATCGAGTAAGTGTTTGATTGTTGGTAAATGATAAAACTGAACGCTTTGGCTTTTGTTCAAGTTGGATATTTTAGTCAATAATGCTGGACGTGCACAACGTGCTTGGTTTGCAGAAATTGATTCCgaaatcgatcatcaattattCGAAGTGAATGTATTTGGTTTAATCAATTTAACAAGAATTGTTCTGAAATATTTTCTTGAACATAATCCTAATGGTCAATTTGGTGTAACTAGTAGTACTGCTGGTATTATTGGTTCACCATTTGTATCATCATATGCGGCATCTAAACATGCTCTGCATGTaagtttcattcattgatttgtttgatattttaatcctttcatcaccatttttcaAGGGATATTTTGAAAGTTTACGCAATGAATTAGGTCGTAAAGGTATTGGAATAACATTGTTTTGTGTTGGACCAACATTTTCCAATATTCTTTATAATGCATTTACGGGTAAACCCGGTGAAATCGCTCGGCAAATTCAACCACGTACAAGTAATCGTATGACCACCGATCGTTGTGCCTATTTGATGGCCTGTGCATTAGCAAATAAAATAGATCAAGCCTGGATCGCTAGACATCCAATTTTGCTGACACATTATGTATCACAATATATGCCCCAATTGTTTAGAAAAATTGCACCTAAATATTTTTCTGAAAGAATGATTAGACAATTACgagatttgaattgaaaaaaaaattaaaacattttattattattccaaaTGCATTCGAATTGGTTTTAAATATGATACAGATGctatttgatcatcatggccatcatcgacaacgtgatattcatcgatgatgatttttttatttttaaacattGGACATCCAATGGtcattgattcatattcACCACCTTCACCACAAACATTAAGTTGATATTTCTGATTTAATTGAaccaatttttcatataaattatgatcaatttttcgtCCTAAATATTGACATGGATTCAAACCTAAAGCGGCAGTTTTTATCAAAATAGCTTCAATACCAGAATCGATCATTTCCCGTAGTAATTCAGTTTGATCACGTCCCCAAAGTGGTGATAAAAGTTGAATGTCTAATCTTGAACAAACATTTTCAGCTCTTAATCGCTGATAATTGGAATGAATTGCACCACATGAAACggcatcaaattcaatatcatGACGAATATCGGATAGTAATTCATAAAGATCTTCAACTTCGTCACCAGCAACGGGTGAATTATATTCCATTGCTTGATTTACGGGTTTACCACGAATCACTCGTTGATACAGTGGAACATTCAAAGCTTTTGCTTGCAGCTCTAAAACATCCTGACCAACAGTCTGATACATATATGAATCGATTTCTTTGCCTGATTCCGATGGTTTTAAATTGGCAATGGCAACCAATTCATTGTCTTCATTGGATGCAATTAAATGCATTGCATAACAGGAATCTTTTCCACCACTTAATAATGcaacaaatttcattattttaaacgatatggaaaaaaaaatttcaaaaattattttaaaaattaaacacGTGCTAATTTTGTACTGTTGTTTatgaatggaaacaaaaattacagCTGTTATTGCCATGAAACGCATgcgttgaaaaaaaattaagcaTAGCATGAATTGGGTGAGAGCAGCATCGATCGATCTATCAgcggatgatgattatcttgttttttctctttttctgtttttgtttttgctgctGCCCATGCCATGACtaagatttcttttttttttactcgtgctatcattttcatgttttttttgtgtgtgtgtgtgtgtactcTGTTTCCAGTTTCTTCTTTCACAGTTTGCTTTTTTAGCACtctttcaatggaaaaaaatttttctgcaTTTGCGTCGAATTTCAaccataaataataaaataaataaagtaCAAacggaacaacaacaacaacaacgatcatCAATCGGATCAGCTaaacatcatcgtcatcatcatcatcatctttgtcGTTGATggtggcaacaacaacaacaacaaggatcTAGCCAATTTTATATCCcatatagatgatgatgatgatgatgattaggtttaatcattttgaatttgatttcttGTGGCATATAgtgtatatattttttttatgattttccaattttcaattctttgttccaatttttcaaaagagtgagtaaacgaaaaattgtattctaactaaaaaaaacataaaaaaaaatattttccatttgaattcGAATTAAACTTTGAACTCTTTTCAGCatcttgatgatcattattattcataaatCCATAAATCaattcgatcaatcaattcgatcaatcaatcaatcaaaaaaaaaatcttatccatctaataatattattagaCAACAAGTGATGctattgtgtatgtgtgtgtgtttgagtgTGCTttgaaaatgtgaaatgaaatgtatgtttcatcatcatcatcaacaacaacaacaacattgacgTGACTTTTTTTCAGTGTAATGTAtacaaagtgaaaaaaaagtgttatcgttttttatttgattttcattttcattctaacATTCGAAATTGCAAAAACAttcacgatcatcatcatcaatttgtttgtttcatattttttttctgtttgtttgtttgtctgtgcGTTTTACTATTCTATTCTGTGgatagtttattttttttcccatttgaatgttttcaacgacaacgaaaaaCATGCATTTGACAATGGTGTAAAaaaggtaaattttttttttgttgtctctttgtaatcaatttatccatttgatgatgatagcaaTAAGCTtttgacattgaattttgacaTTCATgtcattacaatcatcattattcgtcGTATATgcacatttgttgttgttgttgttattattgaaattgaaacaattcattttccaaaGAATTTTAACCTttagagaattttttttatgttttcaataataactATACTATA
Encoded proteins:
- the LOC124490912 gene encoding dehydrogenase/reductase SDR family member 7, with protein sequence MLFLIVFLLVFVYFLWQFSQLDHDLEILWALKFGKSISTFKGKVIWITGASSGIGEHLAYVLATTGAKLILSGRNESKLKEVAAQCVSIGNYDETNVMVLSFDIIDRQCHQKMFDKVLHHFNRLDILVNNAGRAQRAWFAEIDSEIDHQLFEVNVFGLINLTRIVLKYFLEHNPNGQFGVTSSTAGIIGSPFVSSYAASKHALHGYFESLRNELGRKGIGITLFCVGPTFSNILYNAFTGKPGEIARQIQPRTSNRMTTDRCAYLMACALANKIDQAWIARHPILLTHYVSQYMPQLFRKIAPKYFSERMIRQLRDLN
- the LOC124490913 gene encoding dehydrogenase/reductase SDR family member 7; translation: MLILLLLPVFGLFIWWWYHLDCDLETYIALKFGRSIDTLQGKTIWITGASSGIGEGLAYVLASVGCKLVLSATNESKLQDVAKRCVSIGKYDSKNVLVLPFNITDSECHQKMLDKVLQHFNKLDILINNAGRSQRASFIQIEPEVDKQLFDINVFGLVNLTRVVLRYFFEQNIDGQFGVTSSTAGLLGVPFSASYTGSKHALHGYFECLRTELGRRTISITMFCVGPVFSNLLEKAFTGETGKVVGGKQPVQSSRKLSSERCGYLMAVALANRIDQSWISLQPVLTIHYLAVYFPQIFRKVFPFFFNEKRSQEFRDG
- the LOC124490914 gene encoding diphthine--ammonia ligase encodes the protein MRFMAITAVIFVSIHKQQYKISTCLIFKIIFEIFFSISFKIMKFVALLSGGKDSCYAMHLIASNEDNELVAIANLKPSESGKEIDSYMYQTVGQDVLELQAKALNVPLYQRVIRGKPVNQAMEYNSPVAGDEVEDLYELLSDIRHDIEFDAVSCGAIHSNYQRLRAENVCSRLDIQLLSPLWGRDQTELLREMIDSGIEAILIKTAALGLNPCQYLGRKIDHNLYEKLVQLNQKYQLNVCGEGGEYESMTIGCPMFKNKKIIIDEYHVVDDGHDDQIASVSYLKPIRMHLE